The Sesamum indicum cultivar Zhongzhi No. 13 linkage group LG6, S_indicum_v1.0, whole genome shotgun sequence genomic interval AagtaagaatttattttttctgtagtTATCGGGCTATAATGTCATGCTGACAAAAGTGTcgtaattttgttttagtcttttgatgatttttgtCAGTCCAATGTCAATGTTAATTGATTCGTCTActttgttttctcttgttcttttGGAAATCTAAAATAGATCAAGTGAGGTATATCTGGATTGTTGTCCCTTGAAAAGTGCAAATCCATCTCAAGATAACTGTATttccatgtatttttttttactggaAATCAGAAACGTAATCTTACTAAAAGAACATATTTTGGCAAGCAAACTCAATGCATGAGCTGCATGCAATGAATTTTTGTGGATTCTTTTAAAGAGTTTGAACATAACGTGAAAGGATGGACAGAAGATCTTAACCTTTGTCATATCATGACTATATTATGAAATCTGCATTTAAATCTTGAAAGGTGGCCTTTTTGATCTTGGAGGCTAAATAACTAGGCCTTTTGCATTCTGTTTAGTTCTtgcaagtttttctttttatggttGAGTGtgttcttttaattaaaattgttattcGAAGATGATAACATGTGTAAGTTTCAAAGTTCTAGCGGGTGTGCCCacttttgtgcaatttttatatatttgatgaacGCTCATTGCATCTTTTCATAGAGGATGTGATTTGTATCCTCCCTGGATCTTTCTTTTAGGGTGGGATCTTGCATTCCTTTTGCTTTCTTCataagataatattttctgaagaaaaatcTTTAAGATGAAATAAAGAATGTTTTATCAAATGGGTCGGAGATACGGGGAATATCTCACTTTCTCTTTTTAGTTATCATAATGGTTTCTTATATTATCAACTCATTCTTCTCCTCatattgattgattttctCTTACTTTACTCCATTGGTTAATCAGAGCAGAAGTCAGGAGTTTGTTTTACTTATCTGAGATGACAAGTAGAGAAGATTTGgatgttgatgatgatgattttaGTGAAATCTACAAGGCATACACTGGCCCTCTGGGTTCTAATGCGACAAATGAACAAGAAAGagcaacaacaaataaaagacCTCGTGCAGCTTCGGATGAAGAAGAGGAAACCCGTGATCCTAATGCCGTCCCAACAGATTTTACTAGCCGAGAAGCTAAAGTTTGGGAAGCTAAATCTAAAGCTACAGAGAGGAACTGGAAGAAGAGGAAAGAAGAGGAAATGATCTGTAAAATATGTGGTGAATCTGGTCACTTTACACAGGTactttttcaactttattacTTGATTGTagttgtttttcttaattctTTTGTGTATCATGATGACCGGGAcggattttatatattatgctACGTACGAGTCTAGAGTAGTTCATTGGGGGAGAAATTTCTTCATATGCAAGAGCAGTTATGCTTCTTGGAACCACTTTGCTAAACTGCAGTGAAATCAATTACTGAAGAACAGCTATGGCTCTTCTTAAGTAACAACGtttggaaaagagaaaagaatggACAATAATATAATAGCTAAGAGGGTGATCCCTTACCTTGTTGATAGTTTAAGGATCCTAGTCCATGTTATAGGTTGTTCACTGTACCGCATTCTAATTTGACATCTTGAAGATCTTCTCCACTCcaacctaaataaaaatggtcTTCCACAATGTTTATTCTCAGGCTAGAGAACATTATGTTCAGATATTGGATCTCAACAAATGTAATGTCATGCTCTCTCTATAGATGTTTCACCTGTCACTTAAGAGTTATTGTGTGCTTGCGTATTTATGTCAATATGGGCGCAGCACTTATATTTTCTGTTcgctaaaatattttacttgtaGGGTTGCCCATCTACTCTTGGAGCTAATCGCAAGTCGCAAGATTTCTTTGAAAGGGTGCCTGCAAGAGATCCTCACGTGAAAGCTTTATTCTCGGAAGATGTGGTAAACAAAATTGAGAATGATATTGGttgtaaaatcaaaattgaggaaaaatttatcattgtcAGTGGCAAGGATAGGCTGATCCTGAAAAAAGGTGTTGACGCTgttcacaaaattaaagaagggGGTGAGAATAAGGGTGTTAATAAGTTCTCGGATGAGGGCGAGCACAAAAGTTCTGCCGGCTCCCCCGTTTCCCAGTCCAGGTCGTTTGAACGTAAAAGTCCTCTTACATCTCGGTTGGGACGATCAGATTCCCAAAGGTCCAATCACAGCCCTCACAACCCTGCACACAACCCACGTAGGTATGGCAGACACGAGAAAGGTGTGGAAGACCGTGTTCGTGAAGATCTACAAAAATTGTCAGGAGGCTCTCCTCATGGTAGGTGCATCATTAATTTCTGCTTTATATAGGCTCCTCTAAGCTTAATGGTTGTGCTGTTCTTTTGGCTGGTGCATCTAATTTAAGTAATGTTGCTTGTttctcatcattttttttttgcagcaAGAGGTAAGTTCTTAGGCTCAAGCGTTATGTTCGATTCTGATATTACTTTCGTGGTGGttctgaaataaaaaaggtTGGTCCCCggaatgaatttttttattgaaagcATATCAAGTCTCATGTGCTCCAGATGGATTCACTAAGAAGATTTAAGATAGTGTGTCATGATAAGCTGCAACCCATGTTAGGGATCTTGAATGGAAGTGTTTAACAAAATCTTCCTTTCTTGAAGCTTATGGTAGTGATGGAGGTAGAGGTCGATCAAGCCACTCAAAGTCTCCAGCACCTTCCTCCTATGCAGGAAATTCCTATAATTCATATGAAGGTCATACTCAGAATAGAGGTGGCATCAGAACTGATGGATGGAATGCTGAAAGAGGTGTTTCTAACATGCAATCTGGCCGTAACTTTGACTTCCCTTCCTTTCCCCAGACATTGGAGGAATTGGAGTTGCAATATAAAAGGGAGGCAATGGAACTTGCAAGAATTCGAGACAGAGAAGAAGATGAGGAAAACGACAAGCATCGCGAGGTCTTGTCATGCTTCAATAGGCTATTTCAGTTTaagttcaattatttattgtctGTCTTAACatattaaagaacaaaatgcCTTTACCATTGAAATCCCTGTTGAACTTGATTTTGTGCATTTCAGAGGCTGCAGCTTGAATGCGGTCATGCTACCTGCTTTATCCTGTTTTCAGCTGTCTTTAGAGAATAAGCATAGAATTACTGGCTAATTGTATGTTGggattcttttaattttaggcTGTCAGAGAAATAAGGGAGAATTACATGAAAAAAGTGGCTATGCTGAAGGGTGTGCATGCAAATATGTGGGAAGAGTTTCTTCAACTAGAGGGCCAAAGGAGGCAACAAGCACGTCAGCACATTTCCGCATCTGGGTTTGGAAATTATAAACAACCAAGTTATCCAGAGTTTGATAGTTCTTCTGGCAACTTTCATCATTCTGGAACCAGTATACACTCAAGGGGAAGGTATCCAAATGCCATGGATAGTTATCCTTCTTCTAGGCCCAGTGACTATGATGACTTCCAGCGACACAGGCGTGATGATTTTGGGAAACCATATAATCGATACTAAATTGGTTGGaggaatttaaatttggtgaGTTGTCTACCCTTCACTTACTTCTGCCTATGCGTAACGATTTAGGCAAGATTTGGGGTAGGGTGTATATCTTGAGAATCCAATTCCCTCAGATGTGAATCAGATAGCATACCAAAGTACAGGAGTCCTGCGAGTACTGTTGTAGCTTTGCGGTATATGGATAGGAAGGTTTTGTGAATAATAGGATTCCAAGTCGTTAGAGCAGCAGATGCCGATTTTGTAAATGTGGTTTGTATATTGCTTTTGCTTCAACTGCAACTGTAAGCTGAATTATCGCTTCAAAAATTTTCAGGATGCCATTGTTGCTTGCCTACAAGTATTGCACTGGGAGCACTGTGTCTAGGTAAGTATGCATTGTTATCATGTTGACATGTTGTCGACTCTTAGATGAAGGCATTAGTTTCTCTATGGTGAAACTTCCATTCGTTACTTTCGGACTTCATAGGACCACCTTTGTAATCCAAAACGTGTACTGTTTTCTGGCTTGTAACTACAAAATTTTGGATGTTGGCTGGAGGTATGCTGTTTATTTGGACTGGCAAAGCAGGAGTTCTTGGTCGTATTGATGGCAGAAGCAATCTgaaccatatttttttatctgttTTCTCAAAGCCAACGAACATCTGTTTGCTACTTCCGCGAACCTATTgggttttttttcctttctttccttGATAATGTTTTTGTGTTCCCTCTCCTTGATAACGTGATTAGAGTCCTAGTCTGATCTTAGGCAAAAGTTTGCACTGATCTATAAAAATGAACTCGTGGATATCTACTTGTTTTGTTTAACCAATCATGAATCGTGTTGTTCTGCCGTGGGATGCTAAGTTTTTGGGAAGAAGTGTTTATTGTGGTGAATGTAAATGAACATAAAGAATCTACAGGTTAAATGGGGAAGTTGCTGGATAGGTTGAAATCCTATTCATCTTCAAATTTGTGAGGTTCGAAGTGAATTGGCTGCACAACACTGTTGGTTCTTGAGAATGGTGGAGACCTCAGTTGTCtgttaaattctttaaaacaAGTGATATGAATGAGTGGTGTTTGggtgttttataaatttttctcatAAAAGAGCTCAAATATCATTATGTTATAATCttgataatttcattataGCAACTGAATGATTTCGTAGTTACTTGGACAAAGTTGTACCTACGCTTCTcaagtttgtcataattattgGATAGACAAATGAGTATATTTTTAGCATTTGCAGACATGCAACATGGACTTGTAAGGACAAAAATGTCCTTATGAAGTTTAAAAAGAGAATGTTATGTCTGCATGATGAAATACTTTCTGGATGTAAGTGGGTATTTGTAATGGATGCAGAAGATAAGGGGGTCTcgtattattgtttttaatagtttaaattttgataataaaatcaattctcaaatcttatttaattttaaataaacgGTCACATGTTTGACATTTGGTATAATACGTTTATTTTTCCCCTAATAAAATGCTTGTTTACTACATCAAAATAACATACGGTACAGTTATATGAGAAGTTTTCTAACAGAAGCACTATTTCCCAGTTCCATGGACGATGGATTCAGAATTCATTATAGTTGTGCGATTAGCCAAAAAGTCTACTAGATTATTaaactatgtttggttttatgtttGGGCATTTTTTAAGATAAGATAAGACGcactcaatatttatttttgtgtttttacatcttatttatataaaagagacataatttgataatgaatagtGTATTAGTGTCTctcaaaaatacaacattaagcatacaatatttatatataaaatatatataagagatatgatttgacaatgaacaatggtttttgtcttccaaattttaatatcaaatctacagcacttattttaaaatattttaaattacctcaaaacacaaattcaaacatattatttatctccaacacatatttatttatccataactttctctctctatttcgaaaatatcaaaataaaatattcaaaacataaatccaaacactatgttAGGTTCTGGAAAGCATAGGAGAAACTGTAGATTCTGGAGTCTCATAAAGCTCCTCCAGAAGTCCCACAATAAGGGGGTGTATATGGTGGGAGGGCTTTTCCTCCTTcctagaaaatgaaaaggaatttaaaatctatttcaataatttagttttgcaatgttaatttttctgcaaggatgatatcattttttagGACCAAGCTTCTGTCATGTTATTTGTATTGATGCCAATATAGGTCTGGAACACAATAATGGACGGTGGTAAAGTAAGGAATTTGGTTTAAtcctattaaaatttaataattagtataaatttatcaaaaaatttaaattactataatttattattgtaaattaaatatgtacaatgatataaatacatctatttttttaaaaatatgactCCGACAATAAGGGGCTAATTGAAATTTGCTAGTCTGCATgttctaaaaatattacaaaatcacTTCATTATTGATATCAGCAAATATATGtcgctcaatataaaaaatcatcaagtCATTCAGCCAGATATCACCTATCTTATTCACAATGTGGTTTTGATGATATTCATTTGATGCATACAGGAGTCTGGCAACACCACAACGATCCATTGatctttatgaaaattctaaGATCAAATAAGAACTAACCTATAAAACAGGGATTAGCATTTTGATGCTTAagtcaatatttaaattgatgaagagataatcaaaaaatttgaaataatgtaAGAATAATGGTGTAATAATCAAtgtgaattgataaaatattatgataaaatgataataataacgTGGAGTGCGGAAATGT includes:
- the LOC105164331 gene encoding uncharacterized protein LOC105164331 isoform X1; protein product: MTSREDLDVDDDDFSEIYKAYTGPLGSNATNEQERATTNKRPRAASDEEEETRDPNAVPTDFTSREAKVWEAKSKATERNWKKRKEEEMICKICGESGHFTQGCPSTLGANRKSQDFFERVPARDPHVKALFSEDVVNKIENDIGCKIKIEEKFIIVSGKDRLILKKGVDAVHKIKEGGENKGVNKFSDEGEHKSSAGSPVSQSRSFERKSPLTSRLGRSDSQRSNHSPHNPAHNPRRYGRHEKGVEDRVREDLQKLSGGSPHARAYGSDGGRGRSSHSKSPAPSSYAGNSYNSYEGHTQNRGGIRTDGWNAERGVSNMQSGRNFDFPSFPQTLEELELQYKREAMELARIRDREEDEENDKHREAVREIRENYMKKVAMLKGVHANMWEEFLQLEGQRRQQARQHISASGFGNYKQPSYPEFDSSSGNFHHSGTSIHSRGRYPNAMDSYPSSRPSDYDDFQRHRRDDFGKPYNRY
- the LOC105164331 gene encoding uncharacterized protein LOC105164331 isoform X2, producing MTSREDLDVDDDDFSEIYKAYTGPLGSNATNEQERATTNKRPRAASDEEEETRDPNAVPTDFTSREAKVWEAKSKATERNWKKRKEEEMICKICGESGHFTQGCPSTLGANRKSQDFFERVPARDPHVKALFSEDVVNKIENDIGCKIKIEEKFIIVSGKDRLILKKGVDAVHKIKEGGENKGVNKFSDEGEHKSSAGSPVSQSRSFERKSPLTSRLGRSDSQRSNHSPHNPAHNPRRYGRHEKGVEDRVREDLQKLSGGSPHAYGSDGGRGRSSHSKSPAPSSYAGNSYNSYEGHTQNRGGIRTDGWNAERGVSNMQSGRNFDFPSFPQTLEELELQYKREAMELARIRDREEDEENDKHREAVREIRENYMKKVAMLKGVHANMWEEFLQLEGQRRQQARQHISASGFGNYKQPSYPEFDSSSGNFHHSGTSIHSRGRYPNAMDSYPSSRPSDYDDFQRHRRDDFGKPYNRY